Proteins encoded within one genomic window of Triticum aestivum cultivar Chinese Spring chromosome 2D, IWGSC CS RefSeq v2.1, whole genome shotgun sequence:
- the LOC123050272 gene encoding probable xyloglucan endotransglucosylase/hydrolase protein 12 yields the protein MESSRRALLLVAVAAMAIGLASASFRDNCDIKWNPENAAFSDDGHGLTMSLKSNSSGCLLQTKKQFIYGSVSTLIKLVPGNSAGTVTTYYTSSVGDDHDEIDFEFLGNETGQPYTLHTNVFADGVGKKEMQFVPWFDPTADFHAYTISWTPCMIVWYVDDVPIRVFRNYRDKGIAYPIKRPMFGYSSIWSAEDWATQGGRVKADWSKAPFVAGYRDMVLDVCPCDGADSCVYGCDGAFSHGGRQQNCAGLTDQQRAKMQEVQKTHRIYDYCVDYRDNKKPGPECSLPQY from the exons ATGGAGAGCTCAAGGAGGGCGCTCCtcctggtggcggtggcggcgatggCCATCGGCCTCGCGAGTGCCAGTTTCCGTGACAACTGCGACATTAAGTGGAACCCCGAGAACGCGGCCTTCTCCGACGACGGCCACGGCCTGACCATGTCCCTAAAGAGCAACTCCTCTGGCTGCTTGCTGCAGACGAAGAAGCAGTTCATCTACGGCAGCGTCTCCACCCTCATCAAGCTCGTCCCGGGGAACTCGGCCGGCACCGTCACCACATACTAC ACATCTTCTGTGGGGGACGACCACGACGAGATTGACTTCGAGTTCCTGGGGAACGAGACGGGGCAGCCCTACACGCTGCACACCAACGTGTTCGCCGACGGCGTCGGCAAGAAGGAGATGCAGTTCGTGCCCTGGTTCGACCCCACCGCCGACTTCCACGCCTACACCATCTCCTGGACGCCCTGCATGATCGTCTGGTACGTCGACGACGTCCCCATCCGGGTGTTCCGCAACTACCGGGACAAGGGCATTGCGTACCCGATCAAGCGTCCGATGTTCGGCTACTCCAGCATCTGGTCGGCGGAGGACTGGGCCACGCAGGGCGGCCGCGTCAAGGCCGACTGGTCCAAGGCACCCTTCGTCGCCGGCTACCGCGACATGGTCCTCGACGTCTGCCCCTGCGACGGAGCCGACTCCTGCGTGTACGGCTGCGATGGGGCGTTCAGCCACGGCGGGCGGCAGCAGAACTGCGCTGGCCTCACCGACCAGCAGCGGGCCAAGATGCAGGAGGTGCAGAAGACTCACAGGATCTACGACTACTGCGTCGACTACAGGGACAACAAGAAGCCCGGCCCCGAGTGCAGCCTGCCGCAGTACTGA